From the Estrella lausannensis genome, one window contains:
- a CDS encoding HD domain-containing protein, translating into MSTHLKRPLIIYDAIHQVMEYPPHFAELLHDLINLPAVQRLRRIKQQSLSDLVFPTATHTRFSHALGTAFIASRMIRQIKRQGLLPDFDELSEKILLTAALLHDIGHGPLSHTFEVFLKRLGVDLKHEDWTESILTSEPFARIFQKHGLCGKEQLIIDLITKKGSKRKEALKKEHPHWFLAGDIISSQLDGDRLDYLLRDSHFCGVAYGNFDLNWLISCLTAVDYEGVPRLGITSQGIGSVEHFLLARRLMYQNIYCYAKIVAFERLIVEFLMELSRLYPTHATTLESLLGHFLSLFFKEMAEAAGKREFRQKAFSSYLMLSDDDVWNAVRDIYHFLPKIPSFTKVLELAERLYLHKTPKVYRIHDDKLATLRLPKFRQDLGIEDDSQWKCDTVQVSFSLYSTLEDPILVQQTESPFGTIKTLSLHSELVKQLSDRIEPSHWLMIDKGIMEKDDRRIKPFVEDLIRA; encoded by the coding sequence ATGTCAACACATCTAAAGCGCCCGCTGATTATCTATGACGCCATCCACCAAGTGATGGAATACCCGCCCCATTTTGCCGAGCTGCTGCACGATCTGATCAACTTGCCGGCCGTGCAAAGACTGCGACGCATCAAACAGCAATCGCTGTCAGACCTGGTCTTTCCGACGGCGACCCACACGAGGTTCAGCCACGCTCTGGGAACCGCCTTTATCGCAAGCCGCATGATCCGCCAGATCAAAAGACAGGGACTTCTCCCCGATTTCGACGAGCTTAGTGAAAAAATTTTACTGACAGCAGCGCTGCTGCACGACATTGGACACGGCCCCCTCTCCCATACCTTCGAAGTTTTTTTAAAGAGGCTGGGCGTCGACTTGAAGCACGAGGACTGGACCGAGTCGATCCTAACGTCTGAGCCCTTTGCCCGCATCTTTCAAAAGCATGGCCTTTGCGGCAAAGAACAGCTTATTATTGACCTGATCACAAAAAAAGGGAGCAAAAGAAAAGAGGCGCTAAAAAAAGAGCATCCGCACTGGTTTTTGGCAGGTGATATTATTTCCTCGCAGCTTGACGGCGACAGGTTGGATTACCTGCTCCGCGACAGTCACTTTTGCGGGGTGGCCTATGGAAATTTCGACCTTAACTGGCTGATCAGCTGCTTAACGGCCGTCGATTACGAGGGGGTACCCAGGCTGGGCATCACCTCCCAAGGCATCGGCTCCGTCGAGCATTTTTTGCTGGCAAGACGCCTGATGTACCAAAACATCTACTGCTACGCCAAAATCGTCGCATTCGAGCGCCTGATCGTTGAATTTTTAATGGAACTCTCGCGCCTCTACCCCACTCATGCCACCACACTAGAGTCGCTTCTGGGCCATTTTTTGTCGCTCTTCTTCAAGGAGATGGCGGAGGCGGCCGGGAAGAGGGAATTCCGCCAAAAAGCGTTCAGCTCCTACCTGATGCTCTCAGATGACGACGTCTGGAACGCTGTCCGCGATATATACCACTTTCTCCCGAAAATCCCCTCTTTCACAAAAGTGTTGGAGTTGGCCGAGAGGCTCTACTTGCATAAGACACCCAAAGTATACCGCATCCACGATGATAAACTTGCCACCTTGCGGCTCCCCAAGTTCAGACAAGATCTTGGCATCGAAGATGACAGCCAGTGGAAGTGCGATACTGTGCAGGTTTCCTTCAGCCTCTACAGCACTTTAGAAGATCCGATCTTAGTGCAGCAGACGGAGTCTCCTTTTGGCACGATCAAAACTTTGTCTCTCCACTCCGAGCTCGTCAAACAGCTTAGCGACCGGATAGAGCCCTCCCACTGGCTGATGATCGACAAAGGGATAATGGAGAAAGATGACAGGCGAATCAAACCGTTCGTTGAGGATCTCATACGGGCTTGA
- a CDS encoding DEAD/DEAH box helicase has translation MSSPLLYNILSPESKKRGSLAFELTSPLFKPLSYKEALSLLGKEERSLFAKVQVIEASAAPVYIAGSRETLSLLKEAAARSALYIDKKKVIADFFSATPVKFYAMAVDNESIEIEPVVVLGKEIPFPDLDLAIPSSPPFFFKEGFLKTPGPDFDPAWIKRLLKEGKSFRVQKSLFDKWLKEKEELPECSPEFCLIEGALPPIESTNQAEPILRIRDSRGAFIDFLLETPSGLINAYDISAGAEHEKDLLDAGYVKRKEDSCYYCPSDRAQEAIELLLGVGWKAVDKADNKIRLLQDIRLQFDLVEDKVFVRAEIPGNDPSSAAIDPFNAAVQGKHLIPFKDGSYGLLPKGFLARCSSYAPDIEEEGGRHFIPKVRIGSLMGSAEGTQDLPANVKELLAKIGGERVANKLTASSPFKGVLRPYQETGASWLLSLYEEGFSGILADEMGLGKTVQVIAALASLPKLENTPHLAVMPKSLLFNWSHELTKFFPSCRVHVHTGPERAKDPEVFLRADIVLTSYPLLRLDLDLFKKVRFHTIILDEAQQIKNSSSKVAVAAKELEALFKVSLTGTPLENSIRDIISQYSFLMPGLIKENMGVENPAALNALRRKIRPFLLRRRKAEVAKDLPEIIRQTELVEMDDDEKESYQKLLEHFRGETRAILKKEGFSKGRFQIFEAILRLRQHACHPKLYRSPLQEKEIPSAKMAFLIDELEEVYLSQAKSIVFSQFTSVLDLIEEELKQRSLPFLRLDGSTKNREEVVQSFKREGVPLVFLISLKAGGVGLNLEQADYVFLYEPWWNEAVEEQAIARAHRIGRKSPVVAKKYILAGTIEEKILELKERKQSLASALIDEMDAPQALTAEDIEFLLEGEVL, from the coding sequence TTGTCCTCACCGCTCTTATATAACATTCTTAGTCCCGAGTCCAAAAAAAGAGGCTCTCTTGCCTTTGAACTCACCTCTCCCCTCTTTAAACCGCTCTCCTACAAGGAGGCTCTCTCTCTTCTTGGAAAAGAGGAGCGATCACTTTTTGCCAAAGTGCAAGTGATTGAAGCTTCCGCCGCGCCTGTCTATATAGCCGGCTCCAGGGAGACTCTTTCACTGCTCAAAGAGGCGGCAGCAAGATCGGCCCTCTATATCGATAAAAAAAAGGTGATCGCCGACTTCTTCTCGGCTACCCCTGTCAAATTCTACGCGATGGCTGTCGATAATGAGAGTATTGAAATAGAGCCTGTGGTGGTTTTGGGAAAAGAGATTCCCTTTCCTGATTTAGACCTCGCCATCCCCTCGTCTCCCCCCTTTTTTTTTAAGGAGGGCTTCCTAAAAACTCCCGGCCCCGACTTTGATCCGGCGTGGATCAAGCGCCTCCTCAAAGAGGGAAAATCGTTCCGTGTTCAGAAGTCCCTGTTTGACAAATGGCTCAAGGAGAAAGAAGAACTGCCGGAGTGCTCGCCTGAGTTCTGCCTGATCGAAGGAGCTCTTCCGCCCATCGAATCAACAAACCAGGCAGAGCCAATACTCCGCATCAGAGACTCTCGAGGCGCCTTTATCGACTTTCTGCTCGAAACGCCCTCGGGGCTAATCAACGCGTATGACATTTCCGCTGGGGCAGAGCATGAGAAGGACCTTCTGGATGCCGGCTATGTGAAACGCAAGGAAGACAGCTGCTACTACTGCCCTTCCGACAGAGCGCAAGAAGCGATTGAACTACTGCTCGGAGTGGGATGGAAAGCGGTGGATAAAGCAGACAACAAGATCAGACTGCTTCAAGATATCCGCCTTCAGTTTGATCTGGTAGAAGACAAGGTATTTGTGCGCGCTGAAATCCCGGGCAACGATCCGTCTTCAGCTGCCATCGACCCCTTTAACGCGGCAGTACAGGGAAAACATCTCATCCCCTTTAAAGATGGCTCTTATGGGCTATTGCCGAAGGGCTTTCTCGCCAGGTGCTCTTCATACGCTCCCGATATCGAAGAGGAGGGAGGCCGCCATTTTATTCCCAAAGTCAGGATCGGCTCCCTGATGGGAAGTGCGGAGGGCACCCAAGACCTTCCCGCTAACGTCAAGGAGCTGCTTGCCAAAATCGGAGGAGAGAGGGTCGCAAACAAGCTCACTGCCTCATCCCCTTTCAAAGGAGTACTAAGGCCCTATCAGGAGACAGGCGCTTCCTGGCTGCTCTCACTCTATGAGGAAGGCTTCAGCGGCATTCTGGCCGATGAGATGGGTCTTGGAAAGACCGTCCAGGTGATCGCCGCTCTTGCGAGCTTGCCGAAACTTGAAAACACACCGCACCTTGCCGTCATGCCGAAAAGCCTTCTTTTCAACTGGTCGCATGAGCTTACCAAATTCTTTCCCTCCTGCCGCGTCCATGTGCACACAGGGCCTGAACGAGCAAAAGATCCAGAAGTTTTCCTGAGAGCCGATATCGTTCTGACTTCCTATCCCCTGCTCCGCCTCGACCTTGATCTTTTCAAAAAAGTGCGCTTCCATACGATCATCTTAGATGAGGCGCAGCAGATCAAGAACAGCTCATCAAAAGTTGCTGTCGCCGCCAAAGAGCTGGAAGCACTCTTTAAAGTCTCGTTAACCGGCACCCCCCTTGAGAACAGCATCCGGGATATTATCTCCCAATACTCCTTTTTAATGCCCGGGCTGATCAAAGAAAACATGGGCGTGGAAAATCCGGCAGCCTTAAACGCCCTCCGCCGTAAAATCCGTCCCTTTCTTCTGCGACGAAGAAAGGCTGAAGTGGCAAAAGACTTGCCTGAAATCATCCGGCAGACAGAGCTCGTCGAGATGGACGACGATGAGAAAGAGAGCTATCAAAAACTGCTGGAGCATTTTCGGGGAGAAACCCGGGCCATTTTGAAAAAGGAGGGCTTTTCCAAGGGCCGCTTCCAGATTTTTGAAGCCATTTTAAGGCTGCGTCAGCATGCCTGCCATCCCAAACTTTACCGCTCCCCCTTGCAGGAAAAAGAGATCCCAAGCGCTAAAATGGCCTTCCTGATCGATGAGCTAGAAGAAGTCTATCTAAGCCAGGCCAAATCGATCGTCTTCTCGCAATTCACCTCCGTGCTCGATTTGATTGAAGAGGAGTTAAAACAGCGGTCGCTTCCCTTCCTGCGCCTCGATGGCTCAACAAAAAACCGGGAGGAGGTAGTCCAGAGCTTTAAGAGGGAAGGTGTGCCCCTCGTTTTTCTGATCAGCTTAAAGGCCGGCGGAGTCGGCCTCAACCTTGAGCAGGCCGACTACGTATTCCTTTACGAACCGTGGTGGAATGAGGCGGTTGAAGAGCAGGCTATCGCCCGTGCGCACCGCATCGGCAGAAAAAGCCCCGTTGTCGCCAAAAAATATATTCTGGCAGGAACAATCGAAGAGAAGATTTTAGAACTGAAAGAGAGAAAACAGTCGCTTGCCTCCGCACTGATCGACGAGATGGACGCCCCGCAAGCGCTTACTGCCGAAGATATCGAATTTTTGCTGGAAGGCGAGGTGCTTTAA